The following proteins come from a genomic window of Neoarius graeffei isolate fNeoGra1 chromosome 26, fNeoGra1.pri, whole genome shotgun sequence:
- the si:ch211-160o17.6 gene encoding protein FAM107B, whose protein sequence is MVSPRSIERNYHAENSRSETVAQQQIMENQDHLIRPKKLLNPVLESPSHRMLHRELRVSQRWGLLPAEKCELQRVMEQRRLAQQREREQAQKPLSDLEQELSKRRQRLLMYELEEQKRQDDLQNVPEFVHIKDNLRHVRVS, encoded by the exons ATGGTTTCACCAAGAAGTATAGAGAGAAATTATCATGCAG aAAACTCCAGGTCTGAAACTGTAgctcagcagcagataatggaaaATCAGGATCATCTGATTCGGCCGAAGAAACTGTTGAACCCTGTTCTAGAGTCGCCAAGCCACCGAATGCTGCACCGAGAACTTCGGGTCAGCCAGAGATG GGGGCTGTTGCCTGCTGAGAAGTGTGAGCTGCAGAGGGTGATGGAGCAGAGGAGGCTGGCacagcagagggagagagaacagGCTCAGAAACCCCTCAGTGATCTGGAGCAGGAACTGAGCAAGAGACGACAGAGATTACTCATG TATGAACTGGAGGAACAGAAGAGACAAGATGATCTGCAGAACGTACCCGAGTTCGTGCACATAAAGGACAACCTGAGACATGTCCGTGTGTCGTGA
- the b3galt6 gene encoding beta-1,3-galactosyltransferase 6, translating to MNFVRLVCRHKTALVLGVLCFFATVLLFLAKCTSETLKPPDSPGSAPHTRPRPRRPASPSDTKEISAFLVVLITTGPKYTERRSIIRSTWLSKTDPDVLALFAIGTEGLPSEDMRNLEAEQTRYGDLLILPELRDSYENLTLKLIHAYSWLDQKLDFKFVLKADDDTFARLDLLREELKSKDPRRLYWGFFSGRGRVKTAGKWRESAWELCDYYIPYALGGGYVLSADLVRYVHLNSAYLKTWQSEDVSLGAWLAPVDVKRLHDPRFDTEYKSRGCSNKYLVTHKQSLEDMLEKHQTLQRDGHLCKEEVKLRLSYIYDWNVPPSQCCQRKDGIP from the coding sequence ATGAATTTTGTCCGGCTCGTGTGCCGCCACAAGACTGCCCTGGTGCTCGGTGTCTTGTGCTTCTTTGCCACCGTCCTCCTCTTCCTCGCCAAGTGCACCTCAGAGACGTTAAAACCTCCTGACTCGCCTGGCTCTGCACCGCACACCCGACCCCGACCCAGGCGTCCGGCTTCACCTTCTGACACCAAGGAGATCTCCGCTTTCCTGGTGGTCCTCATcactacaggtccaaaatacacaGAGCGACGCAGCATCATTCGCAGCACTTGGCTCTCCAAAACTGACCCTGATGTGCTTGCTTTGTTCGCCATTGGCACCGAGGGCTTGCCGTCCGAGGACATGCGGAATCTAGAGGCGGAGCAGACACGTTACGGAGACCTCCTTATCTTACCTGAACTCCGTGACTCCTATGAGAACCTGACGCTGAAGCTGATTCACGCCTACTCATGGCTCGATCAGAAACTGGACTTCAAGTTCGTCCTGAAGGCTGACGACGATACGTTTGCCCGTCTGGATCTGCTCAGGGAAGAGCTGAAGAGTAAGGACCCCAGACGCCTTTACTGGGGCTTTTTCTCTGGCCGAGGCCGTGTGAAAACAGCCGGGAAGTGGAGAGAGAGTGCCTGGGAGTTGTGTGACTATTACATACCGTACGCTTTAGGCGGTGGCTACGTTCTCTCTGCAGACCTAGTGCGCTATGTTCACCTGAACTCTGCTTACCTGAAGACGTGGCAGAGCGAGGACGTCTCTCTGGGCGCCTGGCTCGCACCCGTCGATGTGAAACGGCTGCACGACCCACGCTTCGATACCGAGTATAAGTCGAGGGGGTGCagcaataagtatttggtcacgcaCAAGCAGAGTCTGGAGGACATGCTCGAGAAGCACCAGACGCTCCAGAGGGACGGACATCTGTGCAAGGAGGAAGTGAAGCTCCGCCTGTCATATATTTATGACTGGAACGTTCCACCATCACAGTGCTGCCAGCGCAAAGACGGTATCCCTTGA